AACACAGGGCCCAGGCAGAACCAGGCGCAGCGGCGACGTGGGACCTGCGTCTGGGCACGGGGGCTGGGCCACCTGCCACGCTGGAGTCCTGAGAGCTGCTGgcctgtgcttgggcccctgtgcctacatgggagaccagatggagctccaggctcggcccggcccaggcccagccacggcagccgtttggagagtgagcaCTGGATGAAGACTGACCCATCTccaaccctgcctttcagataaataaaatcaatcttaaagagGATACAGACATCAggcaaaaaaatcacaaatgaccCCAAGAAGCCGGATGTGAACGGAGAGGCCGTGACTCCCAGCTCCGCAGGCTGAGCGCTGGGCTGGGCTCCGTGCCGGGGCcccgggcagagctgggcagtgcCCGGAGGCCAGGGACACTCCAGAGCCACGCAGATGGGGGAGGGTGCTGGGCGGAGCCCCGGCAGCTCCCACGCGGGGACCCGGCCACCCAGGGGCCTCCGTCTGCTCCGGCCCGGCCTAACCTCAAAACCCAAGGGCTaaagccttcccaggcacgtaaCCCGGAACAAATGCAGGGGCATCCATGTCCAGCAAGGCGGAAGGCACGTGTGCAGGCTGCAAGGTGCAGGAGTGACCCAACGCCGCACAGCCAGAGAGGCCCAGAGACACATCTCCACGCACTGGCTCCTGCTCCCATGGCCGAAACTGCTGGGCTGGGCCCGAGCTCCGTCCGggccccccacgtgggtgcagggccatcacTGGCCTCCCAGGTGCGCCGTGGGGAGCCCGGGCGCCTGCCCCTGGGTTGGCTGCCTGGCTTGCGCCTCGCTCGCgcacatctttgttttctttggtaGAATGGAACTCCCAGCACAGGCGACGTCTGGCTGGGTGGtctggcagagctggggcccaggcaggcgTCCACCCTGCCTTGGAGGGGGCCTTTGAGAccctccgctcccctcccccctccggcACCAGGCCGGGGCGGGCTTTGGTGTCCTGTGTCTGGGCCTGGTGTGGGCGACTTCGTGAggtccagcctctgctgcctgctggccctgctggctgccactgcttcggggggcggggtgggggcagctctgGATTCCGGCCAtgggcaggagcctgggggaGGTGGACCCCTGGAGGCCCTGCCACGGGAGCTGGTGGCTGCATGGACTGTCGAGGGCTCAGCTTTGGGGCCGCTGCGTGGGGTCCCTGCGGCAGCGTGCGCGCCCCCGAGGCGGGTGAGGCACGGGACCAAGCACCCCGGCGACACGCACGCGCTGTCCGCAGGTGACCTCTCTGGAgcccgtggccggcgtgctgcgctccTGGGATCTGAGCCTCACGGAAGCCATGCTGCAGAACATGGACGCCGAACACCAGCGCCGGGCGCGCGAGACCCAGACGCAGCAGCAGGCGGAGGCCACGCGGTGCGGGGACGCTCGGGCGGGGGCGCGGTGCCGACGGGGAGCCCTCTGACCCTGCCCGTCCCGCCCCCCAGCATGGCCCTCCAGGTGCAgcggctggcccaggagcagcagcGCTGTCACAAGGAGGTGAGCGGGCCGCGTGCCCCGGGGAGGGgcgcggcgggggaggggcggcggggcTCACGGGGGCGCCCCCAGCTGCAGCAGGCCTACTGCGAACTCAGCCGGAGGATCGCCGAGCTCGACGCGTGCGAACGCCGGCGCGCGGTCAGCACGGAGCCCTCGGCACAGGTGCGCCCCTACGCCCCACCCCCCGCGCCCCCGGGGGACCGGTCCCTCCCGcagctggcgggggtggggcgcgGCTTTGGGCCTGGCTGCTCCGAGCCGAGCCGGCCGTGGCGCCCCCTCCAGGCCGTCAAGGACGCCGAGGCGCGCGTGGACAGGCTGCGGCAGCAGGCTCAGACGGCCGAGGAGACGCTGGcgctggccaggctggagcttcGGGAGCAGGCCCAGGAGGGTGGGCGGGGTCAGCCCTGGCCGCGGGGAGGCGAGGCCCGGGGCGGGCTTGGCGCGGGCGCCGCTAGCTGTCCCCGACCCCCCAGACGAGGCGATGGCGCCCGGGCTGCGGTGCCAGATCACCGAGCTGCACGACGTGCTGCTGAAAGACGTGGGCGACCGCATCAGCGCCGACGGCCGGTCAGTGCTGCGGGGCGTGGGGGGCTGGTGAGCCCGCGAGGACGGCCGGCGCCGAGCCGCTCGTCGCCCCCAGGTGGCCTCTCGTCATCGACCCCTCGGGCCAGGCGGCCACCTTCCTGCGCTACCAGGACACCAACTACCTGGACACGGTGAACCCCGAGCACCTGCGCCCGGAGAGGATCCGCCTGGCGCTGCTGGGGGCGCTCAGGTGAGGCGCGGGGCCGGCGGGCGTGGCGCCCAGGGGAGGCGGGGCGGCCCtgcccacgccccgccccgccccgcccggcccccgcAGGTACGGGAAGCCGCTGGTCTTCGACCTGCGCGACCTGGACCTGTTTGCGGCCGTGCTGCGGCAGCTGGACGCGGTGCAGCCGGGCCTGGCGCAAGCGCTGCTGAGCCGCGGGCTGCTGGAGCAGGAGCGCTACCTGTCGCTGCGGCGCCCCGCCGACGGCCCCGAGTACAGCCCCGCGCGGTTCCAGGAGGCGCGCCTGCACCGCTTCCGCCTCCTCTTCGTCACGCGCGCCCGCTGGCCGCCGGCCGAGCAGCTGCAGGCGCTGCTCCCGGTGCGAGTGCAGCCGCCCCGGGGCCTCGAACAagccccagccccgccagccccaccctgcagagcGGCGGACGGAGGCGCGGGGGCTAAAACGTAGTCAACTTTATTCTCCTTAAACCACAAAATAGAGTCTTTGGTTGTACAAACGTCACTAGTTACAGTGTGGCCGGGCGCGCGCGCCCCTACGAAGGCACGGGGCCTAGGCCCCGGCGTCCCGGCCGCAGCGGGCGGCGGCCACTGCACGGCGTCGTGTCCTCGGCGCCGGCCGGGGCCCTGCCCAGCAGCACCAGGGCCACCTCTCCGTCCTCCTcctgcgggctggggctgggggacggCTCCAGGCAGCTCAGCTCCTCCAGGCCGGGCGACTGCGGCGGGGAGAGGGCGGTCAGGGCGGCGAGGGACCTGCGGGGAGCCACTGGCGCGCGCGGGGCCAGAGTGCAGGGACGGTGCGCAAGGGGGCAAGCAGGGCGAGCGCGCGcagggctgcggggcggggcgcgccgcGCGGCCGCGGTACCTGGAGCGCATAGACAGGTCTGGAAGAAGGCAGGGCTGCGAACGCCCTGTAGTCAAACTTCTTTCCAGACAGGGGCTGGAGAGGACAGCGCgaggggggagaggcagagagagtacgCGCAGGAGGCGAGGGCCGCGGGGCGGGgtccgcacccccacccccaggccggAGCGGCGCGGGCGAGGGTGGCGGCTGCGGGCTCCTCACCAGGCGTCCAGGGGCCGGGCTGCGCTGGGGGCCGAGGTCTGCGGGGCGAGAAGCGAGAAGCGGGCGTTGGGAGCCGTCCCTGCGGCGGACCGGGTCCccggctcccccacccccgggcacACGGACCTTCCGGTGGGGTGGGAGACGGTGTGGGCGCGGGGGACGGGGCCTCGGCCAGGCGCTCCAGGGGCCCCCGCTTGCCGCGGCCGTCCTGGGACCGGCTGAGGACCATCTGCGCGCGCAGGGCGTCCTGCTCCAGCGACTTCATCCTGGCCGCCCGCCACAGCGCCCGCTTCTCCGCCTCCAGGGCGCGACGCTCGGCCGGGGACAAGGCGCGCTCGGGCGCCGGCGGCTCCCCCAGCTCCGGGCTCTGCATGCGCAGCCGCTCCTGCTGGCGCCGCTCGGCTTTGGCTGTGCGCACCGGGGCGCCGCCGCCTCCCAGGGCAGCGGGGCCAGTCGGgctgggcctgggagaggggcagggtgCGGTGAGGGCGCAGGGCGCGTGCGCGCCTCGAGCCCTCCGGCCGGGGACAGACGGGAGGTCCTCACCCTCCAGTGGGGCCCGGGCCGGCCCAGGGCGGTTCGTCTTCCGGCTCCGGCTCCTCCTCCGGGGCCTCGGCGTCCAGGGCGAGCCCCGCAGCGGCCTCCTCGCGCAGCATCTGAGCTCTCTTCCGCTGCAGCTTGcgggctggcgggggcggggcagtcAGACCGGGCGGGGCCAGCCCAGACCCAggccgcgcccgccccgcccccgcctcaccttcctcctcctgcatCTTCCGCAGGTCGTCGGCACCCACCAGGGACACGCGCTTGGGGGGGCCTTCAGCCTGGGGCATGCGCAGCTCCAGCTCGAAGTATTTCTGCCGCTCGCGGAAAGACAGCTGCTCGGGCGAGGCCAAGGTCCCGGGCGCGGGGGGCTgcgggagccagagcagggccttGGACCCGGcacgcccgcccccccccccccccgggccgtGCAGGGGAAGGGCTCCCCGCATACCTGGGCGGGGCCGTCCTCGGGCGGGTGCGGGCTGGGCACCGCGGCGAAGGCCCTGTACGCCTGCTTCACGTTGGCAGGCAGCTCgtcgggggaggggggctgcggGGGGTCGGTTTTAACTGCTGGGGGGGCAGCTGTCCCAGCTGCAGGCACCTCCCGGCCGCCAGCTGTCCCTGCCAACTGCCTCTGACCCCACCGccaccctgccacccccacgccGAGTGGGACGGGGCACTCACAGAGCTGGGACTGCTGCCCCTCTGGGTTGGGGAGCCCCTGGGCCAGGCCCGAGCCAACGGCTGGATGACCCCTGGCTCAGTCTGCAGAGGGCAGTGcggaggagacagggagaaaggcgGGAGCCGGCTGGGGGCAGTGttgagccagcagaggggagggcgtgggcagccagggccacccctgcccccagctctggccgGGAAGGTATCCACCGGCCTTGTCCTCAGCCGGATGACGGTGGCagcggggagcagggcccagtctCCCCACGCcacctccccaggggctgcaccCAGTGAGCACCGGGACTGGGGACACTCACCTGCTGGCTGCCGGGAGAGCAGGCGGCCTCGGCCATCTTCCCTCCCGTCGTGCTGGACGGtacctgcaggggctgggggcagtgtgCGGTGAGGGCTGGGTGGCACCGAAGCCACTCCTCAGGCGCCAGCTGACCACCCCCAAACGGGACTAGTGACCAGAAAGGGCTCAGGCCAAAGGTGGGGTCTGGGGTCCTGCCTCGGCTCAGGAGGTTGGAGGCCCAGGCAGAGAGAGCCAGGACGAGACATGCGTGTCGGGGGACAGCTGCTGCCCCGCGCCTATGCCAGCTGCCtaggagggggctggctgcaggGCCTCCCGGCTCAGCCACCTCCACCCATGCACTGAGGTGACCCACACCGGTCACCCAAGCTTTGCCTGTCCTGGCCAGAGACGCCAGCCAcccccccacagccccagggcaCTCACACTCCTGCTGGGTCTCCCGGTGGCGGCCAGCTGGGCGAGCCTCGGGGAAGGCTATTTATGCCTCTTGGGGGAGAATAAgagcccccacacccagcccagctgcccgagccagccccgcccctgcctccccccccccccccccccgcagctgctcctctgcctgcagaggctgggcctgggccccacGTCCACGGCTGCTAGGTGAGGACGCGGGCAGGGGCCCTGTCCAGGCACTGGTCCTGGCGGCGGGGGCCTGGGGCCCGGCAGACCACTGCCCCATGGGCCGTGTGGGGCAGGAGGGATGGGACACTCACGGTGGCCTGCAAGGCCTCGGGCCCCCACGGCGGGCTGGGTGCGGGCAGCTCCTTCTCCTGCACAGAACACGCAGGGCTGGCAGCGGCCGCAGCAGGCGTCCTGACCTTGCCCTCAGGGCTCAGCTCCCGGTCGATGGACGAGATGCTCTCCAGGCTGTTCCGGTGGCCCATGCCGGCCGCAAAGGGGTTGGCAATGACCCCCGGGGACACCTGAGGACGGAGGGCCGAGGTGGGCATGGCGGCCGCCGGGTCCCACCCCCAGGGCAGACTCGGGACTGGGCCTTCAGCCGGAAGTTCACTGCACCGTGGTCCCCCACCGTGCAGGCTGGACCACGTCTGCGGCGTGAGCCCCAAGGAAAGGCCTGCCcggctgcccactgcccactgcccggCGACAGGCAGGACGGCGGCTGGGAGGACCTGGGAACACGCCCACCCCACAGGGCAGGCTCAGCGCCTGTCCTCACCACGCATGCGCACTGGTGTTGTCTTTTTCAAAGACGTGTTtgtgtatctgaaaggcagagacgggGAGAGATCTCTCCCATCGGCTGGTCCActcaggttaaagccaggagccacacagCCCACccggtgagagacagagagaaaggtcttccttccactgcttaaccccccaaatgaccgctagtcggcgctgtgccaatccgaagccaggagcttcctcctggtctcccatggggtgcagggcccaagcacctgggccatcctccactgcactccctggccacagcagagagctggcctggaagaggggcaaccgggacagaatccggcgccccgaccgggactagaacccagtgtgctggcgccgcaaggcggaggattagcctagtgagccacggcgctggcaagatccacttctgattccagcttcctgctggcgtgcacccggggaggcagcaggccgtGGCTGGTTCTGACCCGGTTCTGACCCGGCCGCTGTGGGCACCTGAGGGACTGACCCTGCGGATGGACGACCCCTGCCTCTCACAAGTGAAAATACTGACAGGATCGAGATGAGGGGTAAGGGCACGGCCAAGTGACTGCAGGAGCACACACTGAAGGTGGGGAGTCCTGCGGAGCAGACGAGGCGGGGCTGAAGGTCTAGGGCATCGGCAGGTGCCACAGCCGAGGCGGCACGTCACGCCGTAGGTACGAACGAGCGGCAgccaagcagagagcagagcaCCAGGAGCGCGAGCCGACAGCTCGAACCCCAGCACGGCAGGGCAGCGGCGGGAAGCATACTGTGCCGGctcccctgcagctctggccaccacGAGGCcctgaggccccgccccggccagcAGCAGGGCACACACCCAGGCTGGACCTCCGGACACCTAGCAGCGCCCGTGCTCCCGGAAGCGGGCGCTTCCACGACCAGGTCAGGGTGCTCAGCAAAGCCGGGTCCCGGCCCAGCCCCTTCCGGGGGCCAGGATGAGGCAGAACGCGGCACGCCTGGTGACGAGGACCAGCCGTCACGGAACCGGAACCGGGCGGCAGGGCCGTCACAGGGGcactgtgggctaagcctctgcctgtggccccagcatcccacgtgggcgccggtccgagtcctggctgctcctctttcaatccagctctctaatggctgggaaggcagaagatgcccacgggcttgggcccctgcacccacgtggaggacctggaggaggctcctggctgctggctttggcctggcccagccctggtcattttggccatttggggagtgagccagcggagaGAAGatcgtctctcctctctccccctccgccccttctgtaactgtctttttttttttttttttttttgacaggcagagtagacagtgagagagagagagagagagagaaaggtcttcctttgccgttggttcaccctccaatggccgccgctgccggcgcgctgcgcactgatccgatggcaggagccaggagccaggtgcttttcctggtctcccatggggtgcagggcccaagcacttgggccatcctccactgcactccctggccacagcagagagctggcctggaaggggggcaaccgggacagaatccggcaccccgaccaggactagaaccctgtgtgccggcgccgcaggcggaggattagcctagtgagccgcggcgccggcctgtaactgcctttcaaatacatacatcttttaaagtctattttagtATCTGCTCGTATTTATCCAAAGGGGAGGCAGAGCGAGGCAGGTTCCTCGTGGGCAGCGCTGTCGTGCTGACCCCGGGAGTGCGTGACGGTCCCTAACAGCTGTGCGTGGGACCCACACTGTCCCTCCGTGCTcggtgccggtgccggtgccAGGGACGGGCCAGCGCCGCCCCTTGCGGTCGTTAAGGAACCAGAGAGGAAGGCTGAGTGGACGCGAGGACACGGCATGGAATCCAGAAGGCTGAAACCATCATGGGGAGCCACTCGGAGAAGCCCGAGAGACAGCCGGGGCAGCCAAGGCAACACCGGCCCGGGCCTGCGTGCCCTGCCTCTGTGGGGGCCAGGCGGGGCAGGGACGCCCATGGCACGCGGTGGCCGGGTAAACACTTGTCAGGATAGAGAAGACCCCCGTCTCAGGCTGGGCGTGTGGCACAGCCGGCatgggggatgccggcacccGTTTCAGAACacctggttcaactcccagctgctccgcttctgatctggctccgaccctgcacccacgtgggagacccagaggaagctcctggctctggcccggcccagccccggctgttgcggccatttggggagtgaaccagcggacggagcCCCCTCGCTTGGAGTAAATAAGCAAACCTGGTGGAGCTGGCCCCTTCCGCAGGAGACGCCGCAGAGCGGAACAAGCCCTGCGGGAGGAAAGCCGCCCTTCTCGTCCCGGCAAAGCCACCGAGGCCGAGGACACCACACACCGAGAGGGCGCTGTCGCCCGGCCCGGGGCCCGCGGCGCCCAGTCAGCCCGGTCCAGAAACAAAGCCTGGACCCAGGCGTGCAGAGCACTGCACACCCACGGCTCCTGGCCCCGGGACCACGTAATGCGGCCAGGGTCAGGGGCTCCACTCGCGGGCAGTGTGGAGGCAGACAAGGTGAGTGTGAGAGGCGGGCGCACCCCAAGTTCACGAGACCTGCACACACCCGAGGCTCTGGGTCTCCCTGGTCCAGCACCCTCACTGCCAGGCCCATCAGAAACGCGAGGGCAGCTCCCCGGTGCCGGTCCCCTGCCTGTGGAAGCCCCGCCCACACCGGAGCACGGACACGCCCAGCCAGGCATGGGCACAGCAGCGCCCGCTTCCCGAGGGGCCAGAGCCCCGTAAAGAGACAGACCGTGGAGCTGCAGGGACCGGAAGTTCTGAACACACGCCTGGGAGCAGGGCAGCAGGCCAGGCCCCTTCCCGCACCCCCCGGGACGGCGGGGGGCGAGGGCCAGCCTGTGGCCCGAGCACAGGGCACTGCGTGGTGCACGGGGCCTTAGCAAGCAGAACACAGCCCCTGTGCTCCAACAGTGAGGCCCCAGGTGTCTCTGGCTGGTGTCCAGCAGGCAGTCACCCGCCAGGACCCACGAGAGCCAGCTGAGGTAGAGCCACTGTGAGGAGGGGAAGCCGTGCACGGCCACGTGCCCTGGGACCAGTGGGCTCCCCGAGGCAGCTCCGGGAGGGCGAAGACGGCCGAGAGCAGGATGCTGCCGCCACCCCTGCTCCCCGGGGCTCCTCCCCGCACCCCTGGCTCGGCTAATGCTCTAGGCTTGCGTGAGAGGTCAGCCGGACAGAGGCCACCAGGAAGAGTGAGCTCCTGGCCCAGGGATGAGCTGGGGGAGCAGGAGGCGGCCCCTCGCACACTTGCGCCCCAGTCCCCAGAGCCCGAGGCTGTGGGGACAGCACTGACCTCCAGGGCCGCGGCGGAGCTGGCGTGGAAGCCGTCGCAGACGAGCACGGTGAGGGTGTCGCCCACGCCTCGCAGCAGCTGCACGGCCTCGGCGTGCGTCAGGCCCAGCAGGCTCTGCTGGTCCACCTCCAGCAGCCGCAGCCCCACACACAGCCGCCCGTCGCGTCCGGCCGCCCCCGTGGGGCTCACCTGCGGGGAGACCGACACGGGAGGCCTGGCGCCGGCGGGGCCCGGGGGcccggggggccggggccggccgGGCAGGGCCTCCCTCACCTTGGATATGAAGATGCCCTCGTCCGTGGGGTCCCAGGGGTTGCCCGCGTGGCCCTTGGCGCCCCCGCGGATGCTGATGCCCAGCTTCTCCCCGGGGGCCTTGCGGATGCACAGCTCCCGCATGCCGGGCGGCGGCGGGTCCCTGCGCACCAgcaggcacagctccaggcagggCCGCAGCAGCGCGCTCACCGCCTCCTGATGCGTGGCTTCCCGCACGTCCTGGCCGTTCACCGCCAAGATGCGGTCCCCGACCCGCAGGCCACTGCGCGCAGCCAGGCCCCGCGGGAGAACCTGTGGGGGGACGGCCTCGtccgctgggctgggctgcgccGGCCACGCCCCACACCCACCGTGGGTCCCGCCCACCCTGAACCCTACCTTGGATATGAACACGCCAGGCTCCTGGATGCCAAAGGGGTGGCTCGAGTGGTCAGAGCCCCCTACGATGCTGAGCCCCAGCGGGCCCCCGGCTCGTGGAAGGCGGACCTCCTGGACACACGGGGGCCTTGGTAAGGGCGCGGGGAGGGGGCCTCCACGGGGCTACATCCAGGCCTGAGGGGGCGGAACTCGGGGCCCACGCCCCCGGGGTGGGCGGCTCACCTCCACAGGGTACGGTCCTTCCAGCAGGCTCGGGGCCAGCCTCGGCTGCCCAAGCTCCCCAGGGGCGGCcgtgggggtgggcagcaggggccccccGGCCTCCCGCTCCAGCAGCAGGGCAATGGTGGGGGAGGCAGCGGTGAGCAGGGAGACCGCGTGGTCGTGCCTGGCCTCCGTCATGTCCACTCCATTGATCTGCGTGAGGGCACTGGGGTCACGCGGGCCCCCAAGGGGACAGGACGAGGAGCACCGATGGccgcccccagcctccccggGCGCCCCACTCACCGAGAGGACGCGGTCACCGACCTGCAGGGTGCCCGC
Above is a genomic segment from Oryctolagus cuniculus chromosome 6, mOryCun1.1, whole genome shotgun sequence containing:
- the IQANK1 gene encoding IQ motif and ankyrin repeat domain-containing protein 1 isoform X5, which encodes MNGKKGGAVAAPGTWRTLLPGPEPRATAGQPGERHQPPRNTSQQVRAPVPGESPPAAAEPTAEDRAAMVIQGALRQHLARRELARRKRQRQEYEERMEKLQREAFVAAVLREQAAARRRREQEEAAQRERREELQRRGRLLDAAFDGDVGEMRAVLEEVEQLLTREGVGHDEEGAARRLQRRVALVECEDRHGNTPLSEAAAGGQPRAIQLLAELGANPNSKVRAGSRAGPRGRGLAHQPFPQGAFGRTPLYRAAFGGHLEAVQLLLRLGADPRVHADDGSTPEQVTSLEPVAGVLRSWDLSLTEAMLQNMDAEHQRRARETQTQQQAEATRMALQVQRLAQEQQRCHKEPEDRRARRVRTPARGQHGALGTGRQGRRGARGQAAAAGSDGRGDAGAGQAGASGAGPGGRGDGARAAVPDHRAARRAAERRGRPHQRRRPVASRHRPLGPGGHLPALPGHQLPGHGEPRAPAPGEDPPGAAGGAQVRRGAGGRGAQGRRGGPAHAPPRPARPPQVREAAGLRPARPGPVCGRAAAAGRGAAGPGASAAEPRAAGAGALPVAAAPRRRPRVQPRAVPGGAPAPLPPPLRHARPLAAGRAAAGAAPGASAAAPGPRTSPSPASPTLQSGGRRRGG
- the IQANK1 gene encoding IQ motif and ankyrin repeat domain-containing protein 1 isoform X2, yielding MNGKKGGAVAAPGTWRTLLPGPEPRATAGQPGERHQPPRNTSQQVRAPVPGESPPAAAEPTAEDRAAMVIQGALRQHLARRELARRKRQRQEYEERMEKLQREAFVAAVLREQAAARRRREQEEAAQRERREELQRRGRLLDAAFDGDVGEMRAVLEEVEQLLTREGVGHDEEGAARRLQRRVALVECEDRHGNTPLSEAAAGGQPRAIQLLAELGANPNSKGAFGRTPLYRAAFGGHLEAVQLLLRLGADPRVHADDGSTPEQVTSLEPVAGVLRSWDLSLTEAMLQNMDAEHQRRARETQTQQQAEATRMALQVQRLAQEQQRCHKELQQAYCELSRRIAELDACERRRAVSTEPSAQAVKDAEARVDRLRQQAQTAEETLALARLELREQAQEGGRGQPWPRGGEARGGLGAGAASCPRPPRRGDGARAAVPDHRAARRAAERRGRPHQRRRPVASRHRPLGPGGHLPALPGHQLPGHGEPRAPAPGEDPPGAAGGAQVRRGAGGRGAQGRRGGPAHAPPRPARPPQVREAAGLRPARPGPVCGRAAAAGRGAAGPGASAAEPRAAGAGALPVAAAPRRRPRVQPRAVPGGAPAPLPPPLRHARPLAAGRAAAGAAPGASAAAPGPRTSPSPASPTLQSGGRRRGG
- the IQANK1 gene encoding IQ motif and ankyrin repeat domain-containing protein 1 isoform X10 — encoded protein: MVIQGALRQHLARRELARRKRQRQEYEERMEKLQREAFVAAVLREQAAARRRREQEEAAQRERREELQRRGRLLDAAFDGDVGEMRAVLEEVEQLLTREGVGHDEEGAARRLQRRVALVECEDRHGNTPLSEAAAGGQPRAIQLLAELGANPNSKVRAGSRAGPRGRGLAHQPFPQGAFGRTPLYRAAFGGHLEAVQLLLRLGADPRVHADDGSTPEQVTSLEPVAGVLRSWDLSLTEAMLQNMDAEHQRRARETQTQQQAEATRMALQVQRLAQEQQRCHKELQQAYCELSRRIAELDACERRRAVSTEPSAQAVKDAEARVDRLRQQAQTAEETLALARLELREQAQEGGRGQPWPRGGEARGGLGAGAASCPRPPRRGDGARAAVPDHRAARRAAERRGRPHQRRRPVASRHRPLGPGGHLPALPGHQLPGHGEPRAPAPGEDPPGAAGGAQVRRGAGGRGAQGRRGGPAHAPPRPARPPQVREAAGLRPARPGPVCGRAAAAGRGAAGPGASAAEPRAAGAGALPVAAAPRRRPRVQPRAVPGGAPAPLPPPLRHARPLAAGRAAAGAAPGASAAAPGPRTSPSPASPTLQSGGRRRGG
- the IQANK1 gene encoding IQ motif and ankyrin repeat domain-containing protein 1 isoform X12 yields the protein MNGKKGGAVAAPGTWRTLLPGPEPRATAGQPGERHQPPRNTSQQVRAPVPGESPPAAAEPTAEDRAAMVIQGALRQHLARRELARRKRQRQEYEERMEKLQREAFVAAVLREQAAARRRREQEEAAQRERREELQRRGRLLDAAFDGDVGEMRAVLEEVEQLLTREGVGHDEEGAARRLQRRVALVECEDRHGNTPLSEAAAGGQPRAIQLLAELGANPNSKVRAGSRAGPRGRGLAHQPFPQGAFGRTPLYRAAFGGHLEAVQLLLRLGADPRVHADDGSTPEQVTSLEPVAGVLRSWDLSLTEAMLQNMDAEHQRRARETQTQQQAEATRMALQVQRLAQEQQRCHKEAVKDAEARVDRLRQQAQTAEETLALARLELREQAQEDEAMAPGLRCQITELHDVLLKDVGDRISADGRWPLVIDPSGQAATFLRYQDTNYLDTVNPEHLRPERIRLALLGALRYGKPLVFDLRDLDLFAAVLRQLDAVQPGLAQALLSRGLLEQERYLSLRRPADGPEYSPARFQEARLHRFRLLFVTRARWPPAEQLQALLPVRVQPPRGLEQAPAPPAPPCRAADGGAGAKT
- the IQANK1 gene encoding IQ motif and ankyrin repeat domain-containing protein 1 isoform X11, which produces MNGKKGGAVAAPGTWRTLLPGPEPRATAGQPGERHQPPRNTSQQVRAPVPGESPPAAAEPTAEDRAAMVIQGALRQHLARRELARRKRQRQEYEERMEKLQREAFVAAVLREQAAARRRREQEEAAQRERREELQRRGRLLDAAFDGDVGEMRAVLEEVEQLLTREGVGHDEEGAARRLQRRVALVECEDRHGNTPLSEAAAGGQPRAIQLLAELGANPNSKGAFGRTPLYRAAFGGHLEAVQLLLRLGADPRVHADDGSTPEQVTSLEPVAGVLRSWDLSLTEAMLQNMDAEHQRRARETQTQQQAEATRMALQVQRLAQEQQRCHKELQQAYCELSRRIAELDACERRRAVSTEPSAQAVKDAEARVDRLRQQAQTAEETLALARLELREQAQEDEAMAPGLRCQITELHDVLLKDVGDRISADGRWPLVIDPSGQAATFLRYQDTNYLDTVNPEHLRPERIRLALLGALRYGKPLVFDLRDLDLFAAVLRQLDAVQPGLAQALLSRGLLEQERYLSLRRPADGPEYSPARFQEARLHRFRLLFVTRARWPPAEQLQALLPVRVQPPRGLEQAPAPPAPPCRAADGGAGAKT
- the IQANK1 gene encoding IQ motif and ankyrin repeat domain-containing protein 1 isoform X13, with translation MNGKKGGAVAAPGTWRTLLPGPEPRATAGQPGERHQPPRNTSQQVRAPVPGESPPAAAEPTAEDRAAMVIQGALRQHLARRELARRKRQRQEYEERMEKLQREAFVAAVLREQAAARRRREQEEAAQRERREELQRRGRLLDAAFDGDVGEMRAVLEEVEQLLTREGVGHDEEGAARRLQRRVALVECEDRHGNTPLSEAAAGGQPRAIQLLAELGANPNSKGAFGRTPLYRAAFGGHLEAVQLLLRLGADPRVHADDGSTPEQVTSLEPVAGVLRSWDLSLTEAMLQNMDAEHQRRARETQTQQQAEATRMALQVQRLAQEQQRCHKEAVKDAEARVDRLRQQAQTAEETLALARLELREQAQEDEAMAPGLRCQITELHDVLLKDVGDRISADGRWPLVIDPSGQAATFLRYQDTNYLDTVNPEHLRPERIRLALLGALRYGKPLVFDLRDLDLFAAVLRQLDAVQPGLAQALLSRGLLEQERYLSLRRPADGPEYSPARFQEARLHRFRLLFVTRARWPPAEQLQALLPVRVQPPRGLEQAPAPPAPPCRAADGGAGAKT
- the IQANK1 gene encoding IQ motif and ankyrin repeat domain-containing protein 1 isoform X7, translated to MNGKKGGAVAAPGTWRTLLPGPEPRATAGQPGERHQPPRNTSQQVRAPVPGESPPAAAEPTAEDRAAMVIQGALRQHLARRELARRKRQRQEYEERMEKLQREAFVAAVLREQAAARRRREQEEAAQRERREELQRRGRLLDAAFDGDVGEMRAVLEEVEQLLTREGVGHDEEGAARRLQRRVALVECEDRHGNTPLSEAAAGGQPRAIQLLAELGANPNSKVRAGSRAGPRGRGLAHQPFPQGAFGRTPLYRAAFGGHLEAVQLLLRLGADPRVHADDGSTPEQVTSLEPVAGVLRSWDLSLTEAMLQNMDAEHQRRARETQTQQQAEATRMALQVQRLAQEQQRCHKELQQAYCELSRRIAELDACERRRAVSTEPSAQAVKDAEARVDRLRQQAQTAEETLALARLELREQAQEDEAMAPGLRCQITELHDVLLKDVGDRISADGRWPLVIDPSGQAATFLRYQDTNYLDTVNPEHLRPERIRLALLGALRYGKPLVFDLRDLDLFAAVLRQLDAVQPGLAQALLSRGLLEQERYLSLRRPADGPEYSPARFQEARLHRFRLLFVTRARWPPAEQLQALLPVRVQPPRGLEQAPAPPAPPCRAADGGAGAKT